A region from the Wolbachia endosymbiont of Folsomia candida genome encodes:
- a CDS encoding ABC transporter ATP-binding protein, which produces MQSSIRQLFYYIKPNLSYFIIAFIAVLFSALTILLFGRGLSNIIDFGTEHHFTNELLLIVLAISLSAFARLYFIGVGSEKVISRIRYDLYSSITDLQPSFFEDTGVQDVISALITDTSVLQSIINSSLLTILRNFVILIGSVVMLLYTNIELTAYAISIIPILLIIMTSLGKKVRSCARFSQDKLSELASLSEENFRSIVTIKSFVLEENEKIRFKEYLSSVSKSYIKLVLLRAILVTIIITCVVGSLVVLLFFGVKEVLSSNITIGELSSFVFYSALAAGAINNLSDNISDLQRGLGIVERLFEFKNMKSSIVDSSDPIKICNIQKEISFNNVTFFYESQPDKPALNNVSFSIDAGQSVSIIGPSGSGKSTILKLLFRFHDPSEGSVTIDGHNIKSIALSDLRSLFGLVPQDHTIFSCSIMENILYGKPDAEYEEVKQAAISAYAMEFIDKLPDKFGTFVGKRGLKLSEGQKQRIIIARAILKNPQVLILDEATSALDYESESLVQKALGKLMQNRTTIVITHRLSTALKTDKIIVINHGKVEEIGSHDTLIKKDGLYARLAKVQHTYSGK; this is translated from the coding sequence ATGCAATCCAGTATTAGGCAGTTATTCTATTATATCAAACCGAATCTATCTTATTTCATCATAGCGTTTATTGCAGTTTTATTTTCCGCATTAACGATTCTTCTGTTTGGCAGAGGCTTGAGCAACATAATTGATTTTGGTACAGAGCACCATTTTACCAACGAATTATTACTTATAGTTTTAGCAATTTCTCTCAGTGCATTTGCTCGGTTATATTTCATCGGAGTTGGTAGCGAAAAAGTTATATCTAGAATCAGGTATGATTTGTACAGCAGTATTACTGATTTACAACCAAGCTTCTTTGAGGACACTGGTGTACAAGATGTCATTTCAGCGTTAATTACTGATACATCTGTACTACAATCAATAATAAACAGCAGCTTACTAACAATATTGCGAAATTTTGTAATATTAATCGGTAGCGTTGTAATGTTATTATATACCAATATAGAGCTAACAGCATATGCAATTTCAATAATACCTATCTTGTTAATTATTATGACCTCACTCGGAAAAAAAGTGCGTAGCTGTGCTCGTTTTTCTCAGGATAAATTAAGTGAGCTTGCGTCACTTAGTGAGGAAAATTTCAGATCTATAGTCACTATAAAATCCTTTGTACTCGAAGAAAACGAAAAAATACGCTTTAAGGAATATTTAAGTTCAGTGTCAAAATCATACATAAAATTAGTGCTCTTGCGCGCTATTTTAGTGACTATTATTATTACATGCGTAGTCGGCTCATTGGTTGTTTTACTCTTTTTTGGAGTTAAAGAAGTCTTAAGTAGTAATATAACTATTGGAGAGCTATCTTCATTTGTGTTTTATTCAGCACTTGCTGCAGGAGCTATAAATAATTTAAGCGATAATATCAGTGACTTACAGCGAGGGCTTGGAATAGTAGAGCGTTTATTTGAATTTAAAAATATGAAAAGCTCTATAGTAGACTCAAGTGACCCTATAAAAATTTGTAATATTCAAAAAGAGATTTCATTTAATAACGTAACATTTTTCTATGAGTCTCAGCCTGATAAGCCAGCATTAAATAACGTATCATTTTCTATAGATGCGGGACAATCAGTGTCAATTATTGGACCATCAGGTAGTGGTAAAAGCACTATTTTAAAACTTCTATTTCGGTTCCATGACCCAAGTGAAGGTAGCGTTACTATTGATGGACACAACATTAAATCAATTGCACTCAGTGACCTCAGATCACTGTTTGGCCTGGTACCACAAGATCACACAATATTTTCATGCTCAATAATGGAAAATATATTATACGGAAAACCTGATGCTGAATATGAAGAAGTAAAACAGGCGGCGATTAGTGCCTACGCTATGGAGTTTATTGATAAATTACCTGATAAATTCGGTACATTTGTAGGAAAAAGAGGATTAAAACTTTCTGAGGGACAAAAACAACGTATTATCATAGCAAGAGCAATACTTAAAAATCCACAAGTCTTAATATTAGATGAGGCAACTTCTGCTCTTGATTATGAAAGCGAGAGTCTCGTTCAAAAAGCATTAGGAAAATTAATGCAAAATAGAACGACAATTGTAATTACACATAGACTATCTACAGCACTTAAAACTGACAAAATTATAGTAATAAATCATGGAAAAGTAGAAGAAATAGGAAGTCATGATACTCTAATCAAAAAAGATGGACTGTATGCAAGACTAGCGAAGGTACAGCACACATATTCTGGAAAATAA